Proteins encoded by one window of Cucurbita pepo subsp. pepo cultivar mu-cu-16 chromosome LG14, ASM280686v2, whole genome shotgun sequence:
- the LOC111810942 gene encoding calmodulin-binding transcription activator 3 isoform X4, with protein sequence MLQTQLFCIGQAGSVYVLQCYYAHGEENENFQRRTYWMLEEDLSHIVLVHYLEVQSSRANLNRIQGTDEAALFSRESEETTSHSGMDASKSCRFHPSNYQILSQTTEISLNSAQASEYEDAVSEYGNRESNVFHSFLGLQRSNMESTSREPCDPNYPAPLSENFTAFGGNGFPTSSDRSKDSNHAESIHELHKNLCFSSDNVLKSGATGIYSPHLQPSFSTSRPKILDNVPKQGDEIMGLPFSDRCKREDFGNHLLAQEDCEAILEGKSKFAKKQPLLNAITTEALRKSDSFNQWMSRELGDVKEASMQCNSGAHWNSVENEVGNSSISSQAHQDTYMFSRSLSHEQLFSIIDFSPSWAYEGSEIKVLISGKFLRSKQEVENLKWSCMFGEVEVPAEVIANGVLRCFTPMHKAGRVPFYVTRSNRLACSEVQNFEYRVKCIQDVEVMYDTSITNEALALRFVKLLCLSCSDTLIADPNSSSDRSGFNKVRELLKVDNSEWDQFMKPRWDENVSLGSTKELLLQRLLKDKLHVWLLQKVREGGRGPSVLDEHGQGVLHFAAALNYDWALLPAVVAGINVNFRDANGWTALHWAAFFGRERTVAALISLGAAPGALTDPSPKYPHGRTPADLASSNGHKGIAGYLGESALSAHLESLNFDNKKGKAVDTCGEKAVHTASERVATPHQGNDMHALSLKDSLAAVSNATQAAARIHEVMRMQSFQKKQLLDLSNYQPLSLLPVKRRNSGSHDEHAAAIRIQNKFRSWKGRKDFLIIRQRIVKIQAHVRGHQVRKNYRNIVWSVGILEKVILRWRRKGSGLRGFKAEALSEDSSKQNPSVTEDDDDEFLKKGRKQTEERLQKALARVKSMVQYPEARDQYRRLLNVVTEMRQTKVKDGVVDNVDETADFDDLIDIEALLDEDAFLPNASSNFSV encoded by the exons AGCAGTAGAGCAAATCTCAATCGTATTCAGGGGACTGATGAAGCTGCTCTCTTTTCTCGAGAATCTGAAGAAACTACGAGCCATTCAGGAATGGACGCTTCTAAGTCCTGTAGGTTTCATCCATCTAATTATCAAATACTTTCACAAACTACTGAGATTAGCCTGAACAGTGCGCAGGCATCAGAATATGAAGATGCTGTATCAG AATATGGTAACCGAGAAAGTAATGttttccattcttttcttGGATTACAACGGTCTAACATGGAAAGTACTAGTCGTGAGCCCTGTGATCCAAACTATCCTGCACCATTATCAG AAAACTTTACAGCCTTTGGTGGGAATGGCTTTCCGACATCATCAGATAGAAGTAAAGACAGCAATCATGCTGAATCAATTCATGAGCTCCACAAGAACCTTTGCTTCTCTTCTGATAATGTCTTGAAAAGTGGTGCTACTGGAATATATTCACCCCATCTGCAGCCATCATTTTCTACATCTCGACCTAAAATTTTAGACAATGTTCCAAAACAAGGTGATGAGATAATGGGGTTGCCCTTCTCTGATAGATGTAAAAGGGAAGATTTTGGTAATCACCTGCTTGCCCAGGAAGATTGTGAG GCGATATTGGAGGGGAAATCCAAGTTCGCAAAAAAACAGCCTTTATTGAATGCTATTACTACTGAAGCTTTGAGGAAGAGTGATAGTTTTAATCAATGGATGAGTAGAGAACTAGGAGATGTGAAGGAGGCAAGTATGCAGTGCAATTCTGGAGCACACTGGAATAGTGTAGAAAATGAGGTTGGTAATTCCAGCATCTCTTCTCAAGCGCATCAGGATACATACATGTTCAGTCGTTCCCTCTCCCATGAACAGCTCTTTAGCATTATTGATTTTTCACCAAGCTGGGCATATGAAGGTTCTGAAATCAAG GTTTTGATATCAGGGAAATTCTTGAGGAGTAAACAAGAAGTGGAAAATCTTAAATGGTCTTGCATGTTTGGCGAGGTGGAAGTACCAGCGGAAGTTATAGCAAATGGTGTATTGCGATGTTTTACACCTATGCACAAGGCTGGGAGGGTTCCCTTTTATGTTACACGTTCCAATAGATTAGCTTGTAGTGAGGTGCAAAACTTTGAATACCGAGTTAAGTGCATTCAAGATGTGGAAGTTATGTACGATACTAGCATCACAAACGAAGCACTTGCTTTGCGTTTCGTAAAATTGCTATGTCTGAGCTGTTCAGACACTTTGATTGCTGATCCCAACAGCTCTAGTGACAGATCAGGCTTTAATAAAGTCCGTGAATTGCTAAAAGTTGACAATAGTGAATGGGATCAGTTCATGAAGCCTAGGTGGGATGAGAATGTTTCCCTCGGAAGCACAAAAGAGTTGCTGCTTCAAAGGCTACTTAAAGATAAGTTACACGTATGGCTATTGCAGAAAGTAAGGGAAGGTGGGAGAGGCCCTAGCGTACTAGATGAGCATGGTCAAGGTGTGCTACATTTTGCTGCTGCACTTAACTATGATTGGGCCCTTCTACCGGCAGTCGTTGCTGGTATAAACGTCAATTTTCGTGATGCAAATGGATGGACAGCACTACATTGGGCTGCATTCTTTGGCAG AGAACGTACAGTTGCTGCCCTCATTTCTCTGGGTGCAGCTCCAGGAGCATTAACAGATCCAAGCCCCAAGTACCCACATGGCAGAACTCCTGCAGATTTAGCATCCTCAAATGGGCACAAAGGCATTGCTGGTTATCTTGGAGAGTCGGCCCTAAGCGCCCACCTGGAATCTCTAAACTTCGATAATAAAAAAGGCAAGGCTGTTGACACTTGTGGAGAAAAGGCAGTACATACAGCTTCTGAGCGTGTCGCCACTCCACACCAGGGCAATGATATGCATGCATTGTCCCTCAAGGATTCATTAGCTGCCGTATCCAATGCTACTCAAGCTGCTGCTCGTATTCATGAGGTTATGAGGATGCAATCCTTCCAAAAAAAGCAATTGCTCGACCTGTCGAATTATCAGCCTCTTTCACTTTTACCAGTTAAGAGACGTAATTCAGGATCACATGATGAACATGCTGCTGCCATTCGCATACAAAACAAGTTCCGCAGTTGGAAGGGCAGAAAAGATTTTCTTATAATCCGACAGAGAATTGTCAAAATTCAG gCCCATGTAAGAGGCCACCAGGTCCGAAAGAACTATAGGAACATTGTGTGGTCAGTGGGAATTCTGGAGAAGGTTATTTTGCgttggagaagaaaaggaagtggGTTACGAGGATTTAAGGCAGAAGCACTTTCTGAGGACTCCAGCAAGCAAAATCCATCGGTAACAGAGGATGACGACGacgagtttttaaaaaaaggcaGAAAGCAGACAGAAGAAAGGCTGCAGAAGGCTCTTGCTAGAGTTAAGTCGATGGTGCAATATCCAGAGGCAAGGGATCAATACCGCAGGCTGTTAAATGTTGTCACGGAGATGCGACAAACAAAG GTGAAAGATGGTGTTGTAGACAATGTAGATGAAACAGCTGATTTTGATGATCTAATTGACATTGAAGCCCTGTTGGATGAAGATGCTTTCCTGCCTAATGCATCTTCTAATTTTAGTGTATAG
- the LOC111810942 gene encoding calmodulin-binding transcription activator 3 isoform X5 yields MLEEDLSHIVLVHYLEVQSSRANLNRIQGTDEAALFSRESEETTSHSGMDASKSCRFHPSNYQILSQTTEISLNSAQASEYEDAVSEYGNRESNVFHSFLGLQRSNMESTSREPCDPNYPAPLSENFTAFGGNGFPTSSDRSKDSNHAESIHELHKNLCFSSDNVLKSGATGIYSPHLQPSFSTSRPKILDNVPKQGDEIMGLPFSDRCKREDFGNHLLAQEDCEAILEGKSKFAKKQPLLNAITTEALRKSDSFNQWMSRELGDVKEASMQCNSGAHWNSVENEVGNSSISSQAHQDTYMFSRSLSHEQLFSIIDFSPSWAYEGSEIKVLISGKFLRSKQEVENLKWSCMFGEVEVPAEVIANGVLRCFTPMHKAGRVPFYVTRSNRLACSEVQNFEYRVKCIQDVEVMYDTSITNEALALRFVKLLCLSCSDTLIADPNSSSDRSGFNKVRELLKVDNSEWDQFMKPRWDENVSLGSTKELLLQRLLKDKLHVWLLQKVREGGRGPSVLDEHGQGVLHFAAALNYDWALLPAVVAGINVNFRDANGWTALHWAAFFGRERTVAALISLGAAPGALTDPSPKYPHGRTPADLASSNGHKGIAGYLGESALSAHLESLNFDNKKGKAVDTCGEKAVHTASERVATPHQGNDMHALSLKDSLAAVSNATQAAARIHEVMRMQSFQKKQLLDLSNYQPLSLLPVKRRNSGSHDEHAAAIRIQNKFRSWKGRKDFLIIRQRIVKIQAHVRGHQVRKNYRNIVWSVGILEKVILRWRRKGSGLRGFKAEALSEDSSKQNPSVTEDDDDEFLKKGRKQTEERLQKALARVKSMVQYPEARDQYRRLLNVVTEMRQTKVKDGVVDNVDETADFDDLIDIEALLDEDAFLPNASSNFSV; encoded by the exons AGCAGTAGAGCAAATCTCAATCGTATTCAGGGGACTGATGAAGCTGCTCTCTTTTCTCGAGAATCTGAAGAAACTACGAGCCATTCAGGAATGGACGCTTCTAAGTCCTGTAGGTTTCATCCATCTAATTATCAAATACTTTCACAAACTACTGAGATTAGCCTGAACAGTGCGCAGGCATCAGAATATGAAGATGCTGTATCAG AATATGGTAACCGAGAAAGTAATGttttccattcttttcttGGATTACAACGGTCTAACATGGAAAGTACTAGTCGTGAGCCCTGTGATCCAAACTATCCTGCACCATTATCAG AAAACTTTACAGCCTTTGGTGGGAATGGCTTTCCGACATCATCAGATAGAAGTAAAGACAGCAATCATGCTGAATCAATTCATGAGCTCCACAAGAACCTTTGCTTCTCTTCTGATAATGTCTTGAAAAGTGGTGCTACTGGAATATATTCACCCCATCTGCAGCCATCATTTTCTACATCTCGACCTAAAATTTTAGACAATGTTCCAAAACAAGGTGATGAGATAATGGGGTTGCCCTTCTCTGATAGATGTAAAAGGGAAGATTTTGGTAATCACCTGCTTGCCCAGGAAGATTGTGAG GCGATATTGGAGGGGAAATCCAAGTTCGCAAAAAAACAGCCTTTATTGAATGCTATTACTACTGAAGCTTTGAGGAAGAGTGATAGTTTTAATCAATGGATGAGTAGAGAACTAGGAGATGTGAAGGAGGCAAGTATGCAGTGCAATTCTGGAGCACACTGGAATAGTGTAGAAAATGAGGTTGGTAATTCCAGCATCTCTTCTCAAGCGCATCAGGATACATACATGTTCAGTCGTTCCCTCTCCCATGAACAGCTCTTTAGCATTATTGATTTTTCACCAAGCTGGGCATATGAAGGTTCTGAAATCAAG GTTTTGATATCAGGGAAATTCTTGAGGAGTAAACAAGAAGTGGAAAATCTTAAATGGTCTTGCATGTTTGGCGAGGTGGAAGTACCAGCGGAAGTTATAGCAAATGGTGTATTGCGATGTTTTACACCTATGCACAAGGCTGGGAGGGTTCCCTTTTATGTTACACGTTCCAATAGATTAGCTTGTAGTGAGGTGCAAAACTTTGAATACCGAGTTAAGTGCATTCAAGATGTGGAAGTTATGTACGATACTAGCATCACAAACGAAGCACTTGCTTTGCGTTTCGTAAAATTGCTATGTCTGAGCTGTTCAGACACTTTGATTGCTGATCCCAACAGCTCTAGTGACAGATCAGGCTTTAATAAAGTCCGTGAATTGCTAAAAGTTGACAATAGTGAATGGGATCAGTTCATGAAGCCTAGGTGGGATGAGAATGTTTCCCTCGGAAGCACAAAAGAGTTGCTGCTTCAAAGGCTACTTAAAGATAAGTTACACGTATGGCTATTGCAGAAAGTAAGGGAAGGTGGGAGAGGCCCTAGCGTACTAGATGAGCATGGTCAAGGTGTGCTACATTTTGCTGCTGCACTTAACTATGATTGGGCCCTTCTACCGGCAGTCGTTGCTGGTATAAACGTCAATTTTCGTGATGCAAATGGATGGACAGCACTACATTGGGCTGCATTCTTTGGCAG AGAACGTACAGTTGCTGCCCTCATTTCTCTGGGTGCAGCTCCAGGAGCATTAACAGATCCAAGCCCCAAGTACCCACATGGCAGAACTCCTGCAGATTTAGCATCCTCAAATGGGCACAAAGGCATTGCTGGTTATCTTGGAGAGTCGGCCCTAAGCGCCCACCTGGAATCTCTAAACTTCGATAATAAAAAAGGCAAGGCTGTTGACACTTGTGGAGAAAAGGCAGTACATACAGCTTCTGAGCGTGTCGCCACTCCACACCAGGGCAATGATATGCATGCATTGTCCCTCAAGGATTCATTAGCTGCCGTATCCAATGCTACTCAAGCTGCTGCTCGTATTCATGAGGTTATGAGGATGCAATCCTTCCAAAAAAAGCAATTGCTCGACCTGTCGAATTATCAGCCTCTTTCACTTTTACCAGTTAAGAGACGTAATTCAGGATCACATGATGAACATGCTGCTGCCATTCGCATACAAAACAAGTTCCGCAGTTGGAAGGGCAGAAAAGATTTTCTTATAATCCGACAGAGAATTGTCAAAATTCAG gCCCATGTAAGAGGCCACCAGGTCCGAAAGAACTATAGGAACATTGTGTGGTCAGTGGGAATTCTGGAGAAGGTTATTTTGCgttggagaagaaaaggaagtggGTTACGAGGATTTAAGGCAGAAGCACTTTCTGAGGACTCCAGCAAGCAAAATCCATCGGTAACAGAGGATGACGACGacgagtttttaaaaaaaggcaGAAAGCAGACAGAAGAAAGGCTGCAGAAGGCTCTTGCTAGAGTTAAGTCGATGGTGCAATATCCAGAGGCAAGGGATCAATACCGCAGGCTGTTAAATGTTGTCACGGAGATGCGACAAACAAAG GTGAAAGATGGTGTTGTAGACAATGTAGATGAAACAGCTGATTTTGATGATCTAATTGACATTGAAGCCCTGTTGGATGAAGATGCTTTCCTGCCTAATGCATCTTCTAATTTTAGTGTATAG
- the LOC111810942 gene encoding calmodulin-binding transcription activator 2 isoform X3: MAESGRYTPGNSIGGSLFLYDRKVLRYFRKDGHNWRKKKGKAVKEAHERLKAGSVYVLQCYYAHGEENENFQRRTYWMLEEDLSHIVLVHYLEVQSSRANLNRIQGTDEAALFSRESEETTSHSGMDASKSCRFHPSNYQILSQTTEISLNSAQASEYEDAVSEYGNRESNVFHSFLGLQRSNMESTSREPCDPNYPAPLSENFTAFGGNGFPTSSDRSKDSNHAESIHELHKNLCFSSDNVLKSGATGIYSPHLQPSFSTSRPKILDNVPKQGDEIMGLPFSDRCKREDFGNHLLAQEDCEAILEGKSKFAKKQPLLNAITTEALRKSDSFNQWMSRELGDVKEASMQCNSGAHWNSVENEVGNSSISSQAHQDTYMFSRSLSHEQLFSIIDFSPSWAYEGSEIKVLISGKFLRSKQEVENLKWSCMFGEVEVPAEVIANGVLRCFTPMHKAGRVPFYVTRSNRLACSEVQNFEYRVKCIQDVEVMYDTSITNEALALRFVKLLCLSCSDTLIADPNSSSDRSGFNKVRELLKVDNSEWDQFMKPRWDENVSLGSTKELLLQRLLKDKLHVWLLQKVREGGRGPSVLDEHGQGVLHFAAALNYDWALLPAVVAGINVNFRDANGWTALHWAAFFGRERTVAALISLGAAPGALTDPSPKYPHGRTPADLASSNGHKGIAGYLGESALSAHLESLNFDNKKGKAVDTCGEKAVHTASERVATPHQGNDMHALSLKDSLAAVSNATQAAARIHEVMRMQSFQKKQLLDLSNYQPLSLLPVKRRNSGSHDEHAAAIRIQNKFRSWKGRKDFLIIRQRIVKIQAHVRGHQVRKNYRNIVWSVGILEKVILRWRRKGSGLRGFKAEALSEDSSKQNPSVTEDDDDEFLKKGRKQTEERLQKALARVKSMVQYPEARDQYRRLLNVVTEMRQTKVKDGVVDNVDETADFDDLIDIEALLDEDAFLPNASSNFSV, encoded by the exons AGCAGTAGAGCAAATCTCAATCGTATTCAGGGGACTGATGAAGCTGCTCTCTTTTCTCGAGAATCTGAAGAAACTACGAGCCATTCAGGAATGGACGCTTCTAAGTCCTGTAGGTTTCATCCATCTAATTATCAAATACTTTCACAAACTACTGAGATTAGCCTGAACAGTGCGCAGGCATCAGAATATGAAGATGCTGTATCAG AATATGGTAACCGAGAAAGTAATGttttccattcttttcttGGATTACAACGGTCTAACATGGAAAGTACTAGTCGTGAGCCCTGTGATCCAAACTATCCTGCACCATTATCAG AAAACTTTACAGCCTTTGGTGGGAATGGCTTTCCGACATCATCAGATAGAAGTAAAGACAGCAATCATGCTGAATCAATTCATGAGCTCCACAAGAACCTTTGCTTCTCTTCTGATAATGTCTTGAAAAGTGGTGCTACTGGAATATATTCACCCCATCTGCAGCCATCATTTTCTACATCTCGACCTAAAATTTTAGACAATGTTCCAAAACAAGGTGATGAGATAATGGGGTTGCCCTTCTCTGATAGATGTAAAAGGGAAGATTTTGGTAATCACCTGCTTGCCCAGGAAGATTGTGAG GCGATATTGGAGGGGAAATCCAAGTTCGCAAAAAAACAGCCTTTATTGAATGCTATTACTACTGAAGCTTTGAGGAAGAGTGATAGTTTTAATCAATGGATGAGTAGAGAACTAGGAGATGTGAAGGAGGCAAGTATGCAGTGCAATTCTGGAGCACACTGGAATAGTGTAGAAAATGAGGTTGGTAATTCCAGCATCTCTTCTCAAGCGCATCAGGATACATACATGTTCAGTCGTTCCCTCTCCCATGAACAGCTCTTTAGCATTATTGATTTTTCACCAAGCTGGGCATATGAAGGTTCTGAAATCAAG GTTTTGATATCAGGGAAATTCTTGAGGAGTAAACAAGAAGTGGAAAATCTTAAATGGTCTTGCATGTTTGGCGAGGTGGAAGTACCAGCGGAAGTTATAGCAAATGGTGTATTGCGATGTTTTACACCTATGCACAAGGCTGGGAGGGTTCCCTTTTATGTTACACGTTCCAATAGATTAGCTTGTAGTGAGGTGCAAAACTTTGAATACCGAGTTAAGTGCATTCAAGATGTGGAAGTTATGTACGATACTAGCATCACAAACGAAGCACTTGCTTTGCGTTTCGTAAAATTGCTATGTCTGAGCTGTTCAGACACTTTGATTGCTGATCCCAACAGCTCTAGTGACAGATCAGGCTTTAATAAAGTCCGTGAATTGCTAAAAGTTGACAATAGTGAATGGGATCAGTTCATGAAGCCTAGGTGGGATGAGAATGTTTCCCTCGGAAGCACAAAAGAGTTGCTGCTTCAAAGGCTACTTAAAGATAAGTTACACGTATGGCTATTGCAGAAAGTAAGGGAAGGTGGGAGAGGCCCTAGCGTACTAGATGAGCATGGTCAAGGTGTGCTACATTTTGCTGCTGCACTTAACTATGATTGGGCCCTTCTACCGGCAGTCGTTGCTGGTATAAACGTCAATTTTCGTGATGCAAATGGATGGACAGCACTACATTGGGCTGCATTCTTTGGCAG AGAACGTACAGTTGCTGCCCTCATTTCTCTGGGTGCAGCTCCAGGAGCATTAACAGATCCAAGCCCCAAGTACCCACATGGCAGAACTCCTGCAGATTTAGCATCCTCAAATGGGCACAAAGGCATTGCTGGTTATCTTGGAGAGTCGGCCCTAAGCGCCCACCTGGAATCTCTAAACTTCGATAATAAAAAAGGCAAGGCTGTTGACACTTGTGGAGAAAAGGCAGTACATACAGCTTCTGAGCGTGTCGCCACTCCACACCAGGGCAATGATATGCATGCATTGTCCCTCAAGGATTCATTAGCTGCCGTATCCAATGCTACTCAAGCTGCTGCTCGTATTCATGAGGTTATGAGGATGCAATCCTTCCAAAAAAAGCAATTGCTCGACCTGTCGAATTATCAGCCTCTTTCACTTTTACCAGTTAAGAGACGTAATTCAGGATCACATGATGAACATGCTGCTGCCATTCGCATACAAAACAAGTTCCGCAGTTGGAAGGGCAGAAAAGATTTTCTTATAATCCGACAGAGAATTGTCAAAATTCAG gCCCATGTAAGAGGCCACCAGGTCCGAAAGAACTATAGGAACATTGTGTGGTCAGTGGGAATTCTGGAGAAGGTTATTTTGCgttggagaagaaaaggaagtggGTTACGAGGATTTAAGGCAGAAGCACTTTCTGAGGACTCCAGCAAGCAAAATCCATCGGTAACAGAGGATGACGACGacgagtttttaaaaaaaggcaGAAAGCAGACAGAAGAAAGGCTGCAGAAGGCTCTTGCTAGAGTTAAGTCGATGGTGCAATATCCAGAGGCAAGGGATCAATACCGCAGGCTGTTAAATGTTGTCACGGAGATGCGACAAACAAAG GTGAAAGATGGTGTTGTAGACAATGTAGATGAAACAGCTGATTTTGATGATCTAATTGACATTGAAGCCCTGTTGGATGAAGATGCTTTCCTGCCTAATGCATCTTCTAATTTTAGTGTATAG
- the LOC111810943 gene encoding ubiquitin carboxyl-terminal hydrolase 3-like yields the protein MGATGSKLEKALGDQFPEGERYFGLENFGNTCYCNSVLQALYFCVPFREQLLDYYSNSKSIGDAEENLLTCLADLFTQISSQKKKTGVIAPKRFVQRLKKQNEIFRSYMHQDAHEFLNFLLNELVDILEKEAHATKSDAESSSPPEKISNGPKTGQTNGAQKEPLVTWVHKNFQGLLTNETRCLRCETVTARDETFLDLSLDIEQNSSITSCLKNFSSTETLNAEDKFFCDKCCSLQEAQKRMKIKKPPHILVIHLKRFKYIEQLGRYKKLLYRVVFPLELKLSNTMEDADSEYSLFAVVVHVGSGPNHGHYVSLVKSHNHWLFFDDENVEMIDESVVQTFFGSAQEYSSNTDHGYILFYESIGTGNKS from the exons ATGGGTGCTACGGGCTCAAAGCTCGAGAAGGCTCTCGGTGACCAGTTCCCTGAAGGCGAGCGCTACTTCGGCCTTGAAAATTTTGGCAATACTTGCTACTGTAACAGCGTCTTGCAG GCACTGTATTTTTGTGTTCCTTTTCGTGAGCAATTGTTAGATTATTACTCAAATAGCAAAAGTATTGGAGATGCGGAAGAAAATCTCTTAACATGCTTGGCAGATTTGTTCACCCAG ATAAgttcacaaaagaaaaaaactggTGTCATTGCTCCAAAGCGCTTTGTTCAGAGATTGAAAAAGCAGAATGAGATTTTCCGTAGCTATATGCACCAA GATGCTCATgaatttttgaactttttgctCAACGAACTTGTTGACATACTGGAGAAAGAGGCACATGCTACTAAAAGTGATGCAGAAAGTTCGTCACCGCCTGAAAAAATCTCAAATGGTCCTAAAACTGGTCAGACAAATGGTGCTCAAAAAGAGCCGTTGGTGACTTGGGTGCATAAAAATTTTCAG GGTTTACTAACTAACGAGACAAGGTGTTTGCGGTGTGAGACAGTTACAGCAAGGGATGAGACTTTTCTTGACTTGAGCCTTGATATTGAACAGAACAGTTCAATAACTAgctgtttaaaaaatttcagttCCACTGAGACATTGAATGCCGAGGACAAATTTTTCTGCGACAAGTGCTGCAG TTTGCAAGAAGCAcagaagaggatgaagattAAGAAACCACCACATATCCTTGTTATTCATCTCAAGCGGTTTAAATACATCGAGCAGCTTGGACGCTACAAAAAGCTGTTGTACAGAGTTGTTTTCCCTCTCGAGCTGAAGCTTAGCAACACGATGGAGGATGCGGATTCAGAGTACTCTTTGTTTGCAGTTGTTGTCCATGTTGGAAGTGGACCCAACCACGGACACTATGTTAGCCTTGTGAAAAGCCATAACCACTGGTTATTTTTTGACGACGAAAATGTGGAAATGATTGATGAGTCTGTTGTGCAGACATTCTTTGGATCTGCACAGGAATATTCTAGTAATACTGATCATGGTTACATCTTATTCTACGAGAGCATTGGCACCGGCAACAAGAGCTGA
- the LOC111809719 gene encoding 50S ribosomal protein L29, chloroplastic-like, producing MMNLSIASPSSVAIPAKFLSSTSKSSFHGLQIRFPFSFRVPPKAACTGGRISPVVMMAKREEELKDIRAKTTEEINEEVVDLKGELLMLRLQKSARNEFKSSEFRRMRKRIARMLTVKREREIEEGVGKRLSRKLDRKWKRSIVVRPPPSLKKLREEEEAAEAAEKSA from the exons ATGATGAACCTTTCAATTGCTTCGCCTTCGAGCGTTGCTATACCTGCAAAGTTTCTTAGCTcgacctccaaatcatccttcCATGGCCTTCAAATCCGTTTCCCATTTTCGTTTCGCGTTCCTCCTAAAGCAGCATGTACCGGAGGCCGCATTTCGCCGGTGGTAATGATGGCCAAGAGGGAGGAGGAGTTGAAAGATATCAGAGCGAAAACTACTGAGGAAATAAACGAAGAGGTCGTCGATCTCAAGGGTGAACTTCTTATGCTTCGGCTTCAAAAATCAGCCCGCAATGAGTTTAAGTCCAGCGAATTCCGCCGCATGCGCAAACGG ATTGCTCGGATGCTAACTGTAAAACGTGAAAGAGAGATTGAAGAGGGAGTGGGCAAAAGGTTGTCAAGAAAGTTGGATAGAAAGTGGAAGAGAAGTATTGTGGTCAGACCACCTCCATCTCTGAAGAAGTTgcgagaggaagaagaagcagcTGAAGCAGCTGAGAAATCTGCTTGA
- the LOC111810622 gene encoding F-box protein FBW2-like gives MEDCDNRHWDELFPDALGLIFRNLSLQEILVVIPRVCKSWRKTVLGPYCWQEIDILDWSLLRDPDTINRMLQMLISRRSGSLCKLCVSCLPNDSCLSLIAEHGTALHTLRLPRSEITNSIVEQVAERFSAVTFLDLSFCKNIGASALEAIGKHCANLTGLRRVMCPFEALDKSSQDDEALAVASTMHKLKHLEIAYLLINTESVLKILENCPDLEYLDVQGCWNVIPDETFKKFSRVKLVGPLEEISESNRWDDFDCSNYSSSSGYLAWDFVADELDDEFEMLEFFGDDYRSVDDMDHAYSDSSAGSP, from the exons ATGGAGGATTGTGATAATCGGCACTGGGATGAGCTATTCCCTGATGCACTGGGTCTTATATTTAGGAATTTGTCACTACAAGAGATACTTGTTGTAATCCCAAGGGTTTGCAAATCATGGAGAAAAACAGTGTTGGGGCCTTACTGCTGGCAGGAGATAGACATTTTGGATTGGAGCTTACTTCGAGATCCTGATACCATCAATCGAATGCTTCAAATGTTGATTTCAAGAAGATCGGGTTCCCTTTGCAAGCTCTGCGTTAGCTGCCTTCCTAATGACTCTTGTTTGTCCCTGATTGCAGAACA TGGAACAGCTCTGCATACATTACGGCTACCAAGAAGTGAAATAACGAATTCCATTGTAGAACAGGTTGCTGAGAGGTTTTCTGCTGTAACTTTTTTGGATTTAAGCTTTTGTAAAAACATTGGAGCATCGGCTCTCGAGGCGATTGGGAAACATTGTGCGAACCTCACAGGGTTGCGCAGAGTTATGTGCCCATTTGAAGCCCTTGACAAGTCTTCTCAAGATGATGAGGCCCTTGCAGTTGCATCGACAATGCATAAGCTCAAGCACCTTGAGATTGCCTATTTGCTTATCAACACTGAATCGGTTCTAAAAATCCTCGAGAACTGCCCAGATCTCGAGTATTTAGATGTGCAAGGGTGTTGGAATGTGATACCAGATGAGACGTTCAAAAAGTTTTCGAGGGTGAAATTGGTCGGTCCATTGGAAGAAATCTCAGAGTCGAACAGATGGGACGATTTTGATTGCTCAAATTATTCAAGTTCTTCTGGCTACTTGGCGTGGGATTTTGTGGCTGATGAATtagatgatgaatttgaaatgCTGGAGTTTTTTGGAGATGATTATAGAAGTGTGGATGATATGGACCATGCTTATTCTGATTCATCTGCGGGGTCTCCTTGA